CTTAAGCAGTCACAAGGCTTGAATTTCCTTCACAGCAATTCAAATTTAGAAAATGTCTTGTGTTTACCGTCTTCACCGCAGTTTGCTCATTGTGTCGTGTTTCCTAGGTCTGACGTCAAGGGTAAAGAAGCAGTTCTTTAAAATCATCAGAAAAATCCCATTTATCGGCGCTTCGGTAAGCATCTAGTGGTTTTCTAGTTCCCTTTCTTCCTTCAGACTTCTCTTTCTGACTCATCGATCGATGATTAAGTCACAGCTGTCATGCTGACGGGGAAAGGAAGCCTTTAACACACTTTCATATTATGACCCCGTGATTATTCCAGAGTTTACCTTGTGTCATTAACCTGACAGAGAACAACATGTCTGGTTCCACTCAGAAACGCCTGCAGGCTGATTTAAATCTGTCTTGTCAGACTCTTTTGTCTTTTACAATATTTGTTGGAATGCAACTAACCATCTTAACATTACAAATTAAAACCTATAAACCCAATAAAACAAGGGATCGTTTTGAATTCATTTCATCAGGCCTCCATTGTCCAACACAATATGCAAAGCCTGCTCATATAAACTATAAAAATCCCTGTTATGTGCTTCTGTAATTATGCTTAAGCTGcttgttttcaaactttttttttgcaataaagtTTTAAATCTTTAacaattaaataacaataataaaaagaaaatactaattttagcattttaatcAGTGGGCACTGAACTAATGATTGAGAATCACTGACTTAGAACATTGGTAGTCATTAAAAGATCTCCTTTTGAACATGCAAATGGATGAATAAGTTCTATTTTACTAACAATGCAGtaattaattgtttttatgtTCCCTTCAATTTGCCTACTCCCTATATTATTAGTCTTAATTACATATACAGATGTTTTTATGACACTCtttgttttttccccccaatCTTTCCCTCATTAGATTCAGAATCAGCTCAACAAGGCATTGGATGACATGTCGATGAGTTTATGCACGCTGAAGGATGGCATGAGCTACACCAAACTCCTGCCAGCACAGGGCCTCACCCACAAACAGCTCCTTGACAAGATCAGGGAGTATGAGACACTGAGTGAGTCACCTTCAACCTTTCCCAACTCCCATCTGTTATAATGAGGGAAAGCCCAAAGGCTTTGAGGATAAGTCAGACCTCTTTAAGTGTCAGCCAGATGTTCTCAGACTGAATTTGCCCTACAGTGTGGGTGCAGTTTCTTTGCAAGCAAAATTAGGTTATAATGTTACTGGTGTATACATTATTAGAAGCCAGTGTCCCACCATTGTTGTGTCCTTAATCCTTTTTCATACTTATGATTTCAGGTGAAGTAGACTGGTCGAAAGGCAAAGTGTCAGGCGCAGTCTACTGGGGGGATGAGAAGCTCACAGATCTTCTGGTGAAGGTATAGTGGTATTTTAAGTCAGTAATTTTAGATCAGTAAATCCTAAtaaagtgtatgtgtgtgtccacAGGGTacttttgtttttgctttaatctatctacttttttcttcccATAAGATTGGGgctgccatttgtaaattttatgggacTGGCTTTCAGTCTCAtccagcttgttttgctgcttgatatagcaaattggtgtgtcttaccatattattttaatgtattatattaattatgaacacactggtttgtagtgcaaacagttttaccgtttactgcagaTTTTTGTTTAGGGATGGGATGATACACCTACCTCCCAATTCAATACTACCACGATACTTGGGTGCCGATACGATATGTATTgtgatttaaaatatatgtatatatatatatatgattctGCAAGTATTGCGATTCAATATTGCTATTCTGCTGATACGCTAGTCTGCTGATTCAAATGTTCAACAAAATGAGTAGAAAAATACTTTCTGAAATAAAGTGCTATGTTACTTTGCAAACCGTTTTAATCATGTTTAGTCATGTTTGCCCAGTGAAACAAATTTTACTGTGTGTACCGCAAACTACATGTTGGTCATTCcattataaataacattaaaattggATCATTTTGGAGCTTTAAAGTGGTAGAAATATTTATGTTAAATGCTGGAAAGTCATTAAAAAGGTGCTTGAATTTCTTTctcaaaggttgtacaaaccctgaaaagaataatgtattatttctaccacaacaccatggttatagttagcattaatacttctggttttctgacgtaagTCAGAATTCTGGGCAGAATTCAAATGATTTTCACTAGATCTTGCAGCAacagttgtgtgtttttttttttttttttttttttttttttttttttttttgtgtgcggTGAATCCAAACACTTcttactggatctcgcagcactgtgctgCAATAACAATATCGCAAAATCAATTTGGCCCCCGAGTAAAATGTTTTGAGCTCAGACATGTTTTTCACTTTGCtgtccgagctgataaacggtcagtgCTGTGCAGCTACAACGTAGCGTGGTTTagtttctttcattttgtttgtcGTTAGATGTTTCTCATAAGCAACAGAAATGGCAGCGcctatgagttgaacaacgcagtggttgtgaaaaagtgactttaattaataggaagttcaaaagaactgccgagttctgtcatgaaactgtaGATGGTGCAGGCTGATGAGTTGTTAATGCAAACAACTAATTACATTTAAATGGtttctctgaaaccctccaccttcccagCTCCGCCTGTATatatctgctatgggttattttacatgctatttgtgcagcagcagtatgtcttaaatactcatagCACTGTATCAGCATATGCACTGGCAGTAGCAAGTTTCTGTACTTGCTTTGTaacagcaatagccaacaaccgcagcagcaattcagcagcgtagcagatctattccaccacAACCAAATACAATAACATATAACAATAACAATGTCATATCctttaccatgctaaaatcttctgaGAATTGTCATGtggaacagaatttatttgaagtaataatcttttgcaacattataaatgtatttactgtctttgattaattgaatgcatccttgctgaataaaagtaccattttctttctttctttcaaaaaaaataataattctgctCTTCCTCACtgattttaattttcatttcacCTTTGAATACAGCAGAGGCTTTGTAATACATTAAGTAATACCTAGATTTTGTTTTATGTTCCTCTGATTTGCAGGTATATGGTGAGTTTGCCTGGACTAACCCCCTCCACCCAGACCTGTTCCCTGGGGTTAGGAAGATGGAGGCAGAAGTGGTGCGGATGACGTGTGCCCTGTTTCATGGAGGGCCAGACTCCTGTGGCACAGTCAGTCTTTCTCATTCTCTTCTCTCAAGGAACAATGTAGTTGTGTGATGTTGCAAAAATGTATCAAAAGTCAAATAATTCCCACCATTTCATAAAACACTCATTGTTTCCCAGTGCCCACTCACTAAACTTGTTTGTGAAAAGGATTTGCTGCATGTTATCAATACAGTTGTTTGTACTTGAGATAATAGCTGAATGTAACAAACTCTCCATAAACTTTCCAATTCTTCTTGTCATTATAATGATGTTCACTCAAAACAAACCATTTGTTTTGTGTGTTCCTTTCTTGAAAAGGTTACTTCAGGTGGAACAGAAAGCATCCTGATGGCATGCAAGGCATACAGAGACATGGCTCATGAACGTGGCATTAAACACCCAGAGATGTATGTACTATCTCAgtctacagtgccttgtgaaaatattcatacccctttatttttttcatgttttgttatgttgctgtcttatgttaaTCTGctctaaattactttttttcacatcaatctacactctatacaccataatggcaaagaaaaaaaacaggtttttaacatctctggaaatttattataaataaaaatgctaaatgattccattgcataagtattcatacccttatctgggacagttgaaatttagctcagtagcattcatattgcttgtagatgttactacacttcgagtgaggtcaaagccctgaggtaaaaaaaaaaaaaaaactgcctgtagtgCTCCTACAATGAggtggcctcctggccaaactaagcaatcgatggagaagggctttggttaaagtggtgaccaagaacctgatggtcactatagttgagctccatgatcatatgtggagatatgaaaaacctacagaaggacaaacatcactgcaacattccATCATTCTGGCCTTTTATGAAGGtatggcaagactcaatcctctcctcattgaagacctaaaggaccctcagactgtgagaagcaagattctgtggtctgatgaacctcaattccaagcatcatgtttgaaggaaaccaagcactgctcatcacctgcagagtaccatcccaaaagtgaGGCTGTTTTTCAGTAGCAGGCACTgaaggactcatcagagtagaagaaaagccgTAGAATAATGAGATAGCCTTAAGTAAAACTCAGTCCAGAGCATTTAGAACCTCacactgggcagaaggttcaccttccaacaggacaatgaccctaagcacacagcaagagtgccttatagacaactctgtgaatgtccttgagttgcTCTTCCAGAGCCTGGGTTTGAACCCGATCAAATATttttggagaaacctgaaaatgtgtgtctgcccccatttaacctgacagagcttgagaggtaaagatgtgaggagaagaatggcagataattgccaaatgtgcAAAGCAGTAGCACACTGTAACGCCCCGTAAACGGTAGAAATGGTTTGTTACGGTTGGCTACTCATATACATATAATGTTGCAGTGTTTATACATCCTATTTAAAAGTGCACTGTGTTttcttgttgttttgttttgttttgtctatgCACTAGTATTGCACCAGTGAGCGTCCATGCAGCATTTGACAAAGCAGCACATTATTTTGGGATGAAGCTTATTCACATACCTCTGGACAAGAAGACCATGAAAGTCGATGTAAAGGTAACTGCTCTCTAGTTTGTCCACCACAAATGGGCACATTTTCGTGAATATGTACCAGCTTGATGTTCCACCTATTTTTTTGGTCATAGGCAATGAAGAGAGCCATCTCTAGAAACACAGCAATGCTGGTGTGTTCAGCTCCTCAGTTCCCACATGGAATTATAGACCCTGTAGGAGAAGTGGCGAAGGTAATATTTGCTTATTCAGATGAGAATGTAATTCAATGCTTTTGTATTGTAGTATAAATTAATCTGCAATGTACAGttgaaggcaaaagtttacatgcaccttgcagaatctgcaaaatgtttattattttaccaaaatccaAAGGAATCATaatcttttatttagtactacaTACACttgagtttacatacacttgattcttaatactgtgttgtttcctgaatgatctacagttgtgctttttttagtggtagttgttaatgagtcccttgtttgtcctgaacagttaaactgcctgctgttctttagaaaaatccttcagatcccacaaattctttggtttttcagcctttttgtgtttttgaaccctttccaacaatgactgtatgatttttgagatcttttcaacaacaaaaaaaacagctgtggatctttcaacaacacagtattaagaatcaagtgtatgtaaacttttgaacaaggtaatttttatacatttaagtattattttctcttgtggactatatgtagacatcttttatgtgaaatatcttattcaggtcagtactaaataaaaaaacaggtaacactttataataactatccgttataactagttaatagatcattaataaactgttagttaatgatttataaatgacttgttaaataacagttaataatttgttatatatttataactgtgccttatagatggccaatagataacttacaaactgttagttaacaagttataaatgacttgttaactgtattttaatgatttataactataccaaataaattagtaatagatcatgaacaagctgttagtaaattacttactaaagacttgttaagtatcagttaatagtttatatatgttattgggacgttattctaaagttgcaactattcttcatttatgaactgttagtaaatgaggaatagttgcaactttagaataacgtcccaataacatatataagctaataactaacacttaactaatatattaactcacactttacagatcagttgttcatagtttgctaaccatctactaatacagtgaaactttgtagaacagcaaatggatggaacaagttcaagctacagaaatttgatgtgatatttaaaatataaattttttgtacctcaaccttgttccacccataggcttttctgtgtactgtattttaccaaagaaactccacagatgaaatgttgaacattgtgtttaatgtatggaaacacacatactgagccatcacatggcagaacagcagtatacaacagaatacaaacccatgaggtttgggcacttttttgTACTTCCAGTAAAAAGAAAGCTACACCTGTGGACCATGCTGTGCACATGGACAACAACGGTGATGGTAAGCAAGACTGTTTGCATCTTTTTATTAAAGATGTTTGATCAGGataaagtgcccaaacctcatgggtttgtattctgttgtatactgctgttctgccatgtgatggctcagtatgtgtgtttctatacattaaacacaatgttcaacatttcatctgtggagtttctttggtaaaatacagtacacagaaaagcctatgggtggaacaaggttgaggtacaaaaaatttatattttaaatatcacatcaaatttctgtagcttgaacttgtcccatccatttgctgttctacaaagattcactggtattagtagatagttaacaaactatgaacaactgatctgtaaagtgtgagttaatatattagttaagtgttagttattagcttatgtatgttattggaacgttattctaaagttgcaactattcctcatttactaacagttcataaatgaagaatagttgcaactttagaataacgtcccaataacatatataaactattaactgatacttaacaagtctttagtaagtaatttactaacagcttgttcatgatctattactaatttattaggtatagttataaatcattaaaatacagttaacaagtcatttataacttgttaactaacagtttgtaagttatctattggctatctataaggcacagttataaataattagcaaactattaactgttatttaacaagtcatttataacccattaactaacagtttattaatgatctattaactagttataacggatagttattataaagtgttaccaaaaaagaaaaaaaacattttatatgatcccttttatttaggcaaaataaataacattttgcagattctgcaacgtgtatgttaacttttgatttcaactgtattctgtatcataaatataatgaaatataatttattctttaaGCTTGCAGTAAAATATAACATCCCATTCCATGTGGATGCATGCTTGGGAGGCTTCCTAATAGTTTTTATGGAAAAGGCGGGTTTCAAACTTGATCCCTTTGATTTCCGGGTCAAAGGTGTGACCAGTATCTCAGCTGATACACATAAGGTAAGAACCTGatagtgtgaaaaaaaaaaaaaaaaattaaaaataaatattaaaaattgtaGTAATACTTCACAGTATtactattttactatatttttgattaaatatattaatatttttatcattgtCTGCCAAGATCTTATTATGATGAAGAATAAAGTTAAATGCAAAgttgattttattattaaaatcagTGTCTTTGTCCCAACAGTATGGTTATGCTCCCAAAGGCTCCTCAGTGGTGCTCTACAGTGAAAGGAAATTTCGCCACTACCAGTATTTCGTAGCGCCTGATTGGCAGGGAGGAATTTATGCGTCTCCGTCCATGGCTGGCTCTCGGCCTGGAGGCATAATTGCTGCCTGTTGGGCTACTATGATGCACATGGGTGAGAAGGGATACGTTGAGTCCACCAAGAAAGTCGTTGAGACAGCCCGCAAAATCAAAGCAGGGTCAGTATtaatataaatatgtgaccctggaccacaaaaccaggcataagtagcatgggtatatttgtagcagtaaccaacaatacattgtatgggtcaaaattattgatttttcttttatgccaaaaatcataggaTGTTAAGTAATCattttccataaagatattttgtaaatatcctactgtaaa
Above is a genomic segment from Garra rufa chromosome 2, GarRuf1.0, whole genome shotgun sequence containing:
- the sgpl1 gene encoding sphingosine-1-phosphate lyase 1 isoform X2 — its product is MDYWSALEVYKEMVLLYIEEARRFVNSQCAGLEPWQIIGTTLLFTLVAVWLKGFLFQQESLTSRVKKQFFKIIRKIPFIGASIQNQLNKALDDMSMSLCTLKDGMSYTKLLPAQGLTHKQLLDKIREYETLSEVDWSKGKVSGAVYWGDEKLTDLLVKVYGEFAWTNPLHPDLFPGVRKMEAEVVRMTCALFHGGPDSCGTVTSGGTESILMACKAYRDMAHERGIKHPEIIAPVSVHAAFDKAAHYFGMKLIHIPLDKKTMKVDVKAMKRAISRNTAMLVCSAPQFPHGIIDPVGEVAKLAVKYNIPFHVDACLGGFLIVFMEKAGFKLDPFDFRVKGVTSISADTHKYGYAPKGSSVVLYSERKFRHYQYFVAPDWQGGIYASPSMAGSRPGGIIAACWATMMHMGEKGYVESTKKVVETARKIKAGIRQIDGVFVFGDPEVSVVALGSDDFDIFRLSNALTSKGWNLNTLQFPSSIHICVTMLHTQPGVAEQFISDVKREVAIIMKNPKEKTTGMGAIYGMAQSIPDRSMVTEVSQGFLDCLYSTEVPKIQSKHHKNHKNHINGNSKVH
- the sgpl1 gene encoding sphingosine-1-phosphate lyase 1 isoform X1, which translates into the protein MTQSAISALEVYKEMVLLYIEEARRFVNSQCAGLEPWQIIGTTLLFTLVAVWLKGFLFQQESLTSRVKKQFFKIIRKIPFIGASIQNQLNKALDDMSMSLCTLKDGMSYTKLLPAQGLTHKQLLDKIREYETLSEVDWSKGKVSGAVYWGDEKLTDLLVKVYGEFAWTNPLHPDLFPGVRKMEAEVVRMTCALFHGGPDSCGTVTSGGTESILMACKAYRDMAHERGIKHPEIIAPVSVHAAFDKAAHYFGMKLIHIPLDKKTMKVDVKAMKRAISRNTAMLVCSAPQFPHGIIDPVGEVAKLAVKYNIPFHVDACLGGFLIVFMEKAGFKLDPFDFRVKGVTSISADTHKYGYAPKGSSVVLYSERKFRHYQYFVAPDWQGGIYASPSMAGSRPGGIIAACWATMMHMGEKGYVESTKKVVETARKIKAGIRQIDGVFVFGDPEVSVVALGSDDFDIFRLSNALTSKGWNLNTLQFPSSIHICVTMLHTQPGVAEQFISDVKREVAIIMKNPKEKTTGMGAIYGMAQSIPDRSMVTEVSQGFLDCLYSTEVPKIQSKHHKNHKNHINGNSKVH